The Drosophila sulfurigaster albostrigata strain 15112-1811.04 chromosome 3, ASM2355843v2, whole genome shotgun sequence genomic sequence TGTGCATTTATTGAGTAATAGCGAAACAAGTTGCTTAggtactacacacacacacacacacacccacacacacagacacactatGAAATAAAGTGAGTCATACACTTTTGGACACACGTTTGGCGGGCAACGGTGGCGCCTCCGGCTTGGGCTTTGCCCCACGACGCAGCGAACAGAACTTTAGCATTGAATATGGtacaaaatatgttatatgtgtGTGAAGGCAACAAGCGACACCACAAGACTGACTCGACGGCCAAAACAATCTCGACTTCATGCTCGAACAGCAATTTGATGGGCGTTTCGTTCGCCCGGCGCGGCGATAAGAGCGACAAAGCCAATCATCGCCAGATGAGCGGCAACTACGCCAGCGCGCAGATGCCACGCCGCTCCATGAAGACCTCCAGACATGTGGCATCCACACGATCGAACAGCAGCGAACCAAAGCGTCGCGCCGTATAGTCCACAATCAGCACCATTTTGCAATTGATGCACTTGTCGCGATAGTGAAACAACAGTCCCACCGTCTGATGGACAATGTGATCCACGAATCCCGGCGCCGAGCGATACACCTGATGATTGCCCATCTCCACAATCGCTCGAGCATTGACCACCACCTTGCTGCGCATGTAAGCGGGCATCACTTCGAGTGTCCTTCGTACTTTCGACTGCGTGTAGAGCAAACGATTCAGCGTGTGTCCGGGAGCATTGAAAGTATCGTTGCTATCGCGACGATAGAAGAACACATTGCGAAACACAAATCCCGAGGTGCGTCCCTCGTCGCATTGCCTCAGATAGTCAGCTAGTGAGTTGTGCTTCAGCGGCATGAGCACCTCATCCAAATCGACGACAGCCGCATAGCGATGATTGTCTACGACGTTGGCGCGATAGACGCAATCGTTGAACTGTGCCACAATCCCAGCGTAGTGCACATCGTGCAGATGCGCTTGGACATTCCATTCGAAGACATCCGCCAAGCCTAAACGTTGATAGTGATCGAGCACGCGACGCACTTCGTCGCTGGCCTCCACGTAGTAGAAGTAAAAGTGTGTGGCGCCTTGCAGGCGATACATTTCCACAAACTCCACGAGTCGCAGCACATTCGAGTAGTTCTCCTGCAGCGGACCGACACACACGGAAATCGTGGCACGAGATTTGCCAAACATCTCCGTCATGTTGCGTGGATAACTGGGAAATGAATAAAAGATTAATAATCagaatacatataaattatagGAGGGCGAGCTGATAAGTAGTTGATtctctttaaataaattatacttgCTGCATTTGGTTGAATACGGTCTTTATGATTTATTGCGATCAGCTAAAAATCTAAAAAGTTgtttaagaaacaattttatatcCCAAAAAACGGAATTTTTCGCATAttgtggtatatcaatatacaacatatagcatttggtatatttaaatatgttttttggaaatatatttagtatattatatttttgttatattatttattcggtatatttaagtattttttaggtatacatatactttgtatattttaacaataatgtCGAATGcaagaatttatattaatgcGGTATTATTGTCAAAATATACAGCGTAtattccaaaaaaatacttaattttcccgaatatataatatattgtttatgatttctgaTTAAATATcgtaaaaattgttttagaaCAGCATTTTTTCGTGCTACCAATATATCCAATATagcccttggtatattttaaaattttttggtatatatgtatattttaacattatatgacatttttattctttcattaaaatttgctAGTGGCTATCTCACTCTCAATCGAATTTAACTTTCTCacttgttaaaaaaaatgtatcttaAAGATTCAATTTGAATGACAAAATCTCAATGGATGTCCACACTAACACATTACTTATCAGCCCACTCGCGTAACTTAACTCACCTAATCTGTATAAAACTTGGACTTAGATGACTCAGTCGATTGGAGGCATAGCTGAGTGCCACAACTTGTGGCAGCCGCACCAGCGAATCTTTCTTCACGTGCAGCGGACACATGATACTCCAGGCTGCAAAGCTATTGTTGTGCACATCGTGCATCGCGCCCGCCTCCTCAGCCACAATCTCGTGGCTCGAAAAGTCCGCATAGCGAACTATGCAACTCACCCTCGAGTCGCGCAATCGCTCTGGCAGGATGGCAAAGATGCGCAGGGATCCCACAGTCAACAGTTGCTCATCCAGCTGCACATTGCCTGAAAGGAATCAGAGGTAAAGAATCAGGGTTGAAATATAATTGACAAAGCAGTTCAGGTTTTATTCTTATGGCTTCCTTTAGATTACCAAATAAATCTTGCGCACTTTCTTGTCAAACTACAATTTAATATGGGGTAGGTAATAAAAGGATTGTAGCATATCAATGAAAGTGTGTATCCCAAAAGAAAACGACACATGTTCGAGAAACATTAACAGACGAGTTTGTTATTGCTGGAATAGATAATTACAATCTTATACGCAGGTATAATGTTTCCTTTTTATTCACTATTATTTCAGTATAGGGTAGAAGGTAGAAGTagaacgcctacttactaagagtgttagttactttggctgacaatcttgtatatttgGCACTTTGTGGTATCTTGCGaatgttgtactatatatcctatataattttagtatttttgtggtttaaTGGTAAATTTAATCAATGGATAGCAGATATCTCAAGTCCGAGCAGACTCGACTGGCGCTTTCTTACTTATGTATATGCTTATATTGAAAGCAGCACTCAGAAATGAtgacatattttgaaatttatttatttctgaatttaatttgcctGCATTTAGAGCTAGCTTCAGTGACTTTAGATTTATGAAAGCTACGACTAAGTAATCTATAttacttattatattatttaagatgGATCatgagaaaatatatttgtaaatagcTGATTCCCTTAATGATACATTTCATTGTGTTGCttataatattcttatttaatttaatctctttaattaaaaatgctcaATTTGTGTAGTGCCATTTCTTTTGCATTacacattttagtatttatattttacactagcgaaatgtttatatttttaacaggttataataattaaatcaaaatgaacTATTCAGATTTTTTAAGTTTGACCTTTtgctatattatttatttattgaaatcgaAAGATTCATTTCACGGAAAATGTTTTACATAATAACACAACCTACGCCTTGTATTTGATGTGaatattatcttttttttaaataaactttctacatttatttaaagttattattttaactaGAAGATTTCACGAACGTCATTCATTTTCTCTGTTATAACTTatcaatttgttattaaacaCTCACGTATGATATCAGTGCGCACATCGAAGTAGGCTGAGAATATTTCGTGCCTCAAAGTTGTGTTTCCAATGCGTCgccagctgttgttgtagttccAATGTGGATTCGGTTTCTCATAGATGAGTTGTCGCTGCAGCAGCTTGAGATCATCGCGCAGGCGTTCGTTCTGCAAATGTGTCAAAAGATTATCCCAGAGTCAAagcacaatcacacacacacattctcacacacacacacacttttgaTAGAGACTCACAATTGTTGTGCGCATGGAGATATAGAATAGTATTAGCATGGTGCATGCCACGAGACCCGAGAGCGTAAAGTAAACATATTGAAAACGATTCTCTTGCGCCGCCAGCATTTTCACAACATATATCCCgatttcatatatacatatatgattcTTTATGTATATGCACCACCGTTTAAATGTAtgttctctttttctttttttgtctcgacttttgaatttaaattaatttaatttgtttctaaGCGAACGTGACCTTGAGTGGCGCACGCAGCCGTAGTAACCACTTGAAGCACTGTTCTATATATCTCTATCCTCTTGGTCAATAACTGTCGATGTCCAGGTGTGAATTACAGTTATGCGACTTGTGCGCCAAGCTGCCTACTCGTGACTACCACAAGTGTCATGCTGCTCAGGAGTCGCCATCGGCATCGCAATCGCCATCGTCTCAGCTGGCGtcgctgtttgtttattttcaaacgTCGCCAACTGCGACGCcaacagcgacgtcgacgtcgacgtcaacgacGACGCCGTCGCCAAACCCCCCAAAGCAACTCctgttgcttgttttgttgATGGGCGGCCATCGATTAACGATAACATGCTTAGCAGCGGGGGCAAGTTCTGGTTCAAAGTGCCACCAGCGGGTGAGAACGAGAGGGGGTGATAAGAGGGAAGGGTAGGGGAGGGGAGGCATTTACAACGAGCgcataacaacaaaactcGCGCGTCTTTCAGTGTCATCATCGAGGGCTGTCCCCAACCTCGGCATTCTTTGTTCAAACTAAAGCCAACTATTCAGCTACACTCATCAAAATAATTGCTTGAATTATGTAGAATAcgacaataaaaaacaagttctAATTGGGACATTATTTAGATACAAAAAACTTTCAAAAgatttccatttctttttaatGACATTAGCTGAAAGCgaaagcaaataaaagaagaatctattaaagaaataaatttgaatattatgaagaaaacaataatgttaaatataaaatgatcTACCAAAAATGTGCTAAGACAACATATTTTTGGTAGatcattttataataataatagataagtcaattttcatatttagaaatatatttttagaaaatgctACAAGagtatgcaaaaataataataataagtaaataacaTTTGAATATTCAGAGGGAAACAATCAAAGAAGTAtccaaatattttgatttataagatttatatttatataattcaaaatatttataatagaaAAACTTGCATAGCAAGAGCAGTGTTGAAATTATAACTTATTCAGACACATTTTTCTTGGCATCAATTGCAATAGGCAATAAATCTGAATTGTCATAAACATGGCAGAACTGTCAAGTAAATCTGTTTGGTTGTCCGTcaaagaataatttaaaatagaaatatatataaatattatagagAGCTgacttataaaataaatacatgaaagaataatttttgtaaaaattgaaattgagtgAACGGATTAAAGATTTGAATTgcagaaaaattaataaaatatgataattcGGCTCATTAAAGTTTGATTTGAGATTTCTTTAAGAAATACACGTTTTTatcaataagaaaatataatttaagaatttagtaacacaattttttattttaatattcattcatGATTTTAATATGATTCATGATGATTATGAAAAATCTTTGAACTAAAAATCaacattcaaatttttaagcTTGTTTTAAGAACCTAAGAAGTTAAATACGTATAACAATAGAGAACTGGCCTATACAATAACTGCAGAAAATGATCATGATGTAAATGttgtacaaaatgaaattgcatttgcggattaaagatttaaattgtaccaaaaagaaaagaaaataaaatgagtaaaaaaaaaacgaaatttcGAGGattgaaaaagtaaaatattattcaccaattttatataaatttatttattggtattttaatgaaattttgaatgttttgtCTTAATTTTGTAACTTTAAAAATTAGCTTCACTGTTAAACTGAAGCTCTTTTAACACTTCTCAGTCACAAAATGTTTGCAGTgctttttgcaattgcaaaacttAATCCATATTTGCACATTCAGCTAATGTCATTAGTTTTTATTGGATTTTAATGCGATTTTCTCTATGGTTGGGCATTATTTTTGCGagtgtttgttttgtggtttgttcgcaaacacacacgctGACCTGCCGCAGTCGCAATACGCAAATGATGATGACAcccacgcactcacacacacacacacatacatacagaaGCACTCCACTCCCTCACACAGacgcagacacagacacagacactgAGAGAGAGTGGGGCACAACAAGTGTCTGGGGCAGGACTCTAGCGACGCGTATGCAACAAGTTAATCAACGTACGTTTCGCATGAAACTGGCGCCATTGGCGACTCTCTGTCCTCGCGTCATCCGCtgtcgccagcagcagcgtcaactGCGCAGTCAGCGTCGACGTAGCTTTGCTGTTTGTCAGTGTATTAGTGCGAGTTGTTGGGGGGCAGCGTCGATTTATATGTCTCTGTGTTAGTGGCATGTAAACGCACTTCAATTCAACATGAGTCGACTTTATAAATTGTAGGTTTTGTTTCTCAATTGGAGTGCTCCACTAACACTGTGCGGGGgtgtgtgtgtccgtgtgtCCCTcaataagtgtgtgtgtgtctgtgtgtgtgtatgagacattataaatttaagcTATTTTTGAACAGAATATatagaagaaaaaataaaaatatatatatatatatatatttatatacttgtTCCAAAACTCTTAATACATTTGTCTTGGCTGTCCaatagaaaaattattatttgctctgtGGCTACagatgtaaatatatatagattatatataCACGATATTTATGTTGTAGCTGTGTTTGTtcagcaaattaatttgctgttgtttatcATTGCCAAGCTGCACCCTGGGCTGCAAACACAACTTACTTTATCAAGTTgaacaaattcaatattcaaaattttaaagaaaagaaaaaaaaataattatatatcaaatttttcattaaaatcgtaaataaataataataataaaaatgttccaaatttcataaacattttgaaataatgtttttatttcccatttaaaattcaataaaactcaaggcttttaatttatttaataataatttaaatagttaaataatgAGGTGTGtctaatttcaaaattcaataatatcccaaattcttaaattatgtatttaatgaccattgaaatatgaaataattctctatatttttagtttactcCTCTTTACAAGTTccatcatttttatttccactTGCCGattattttcgtatttcgactttagcattttaataaaaaaatttaataaaatttaatatgaaaatgttaCTATTACATTCCTATTtagaattcaatatttttataaatttttaaataatgttttatttactttccGTTTAAAATAATAGTGTATTTACTTTCACATCTTTTTTTCTTACtttagaattttaatatacatgctcatatatgaatatgacTATCACATAACATATTATTTTCCCATTTAAGAATTAAGTGAATTTCTAGCGTTTTGATAACGTGGTAGTtacttctctttttttttccttttatttcttaagaattttaattggCACGCTAAAATAATGTTTGAGGGTGTCACTATGACTCTCACACATTATTTTctctaattaatttatgaatattttgctGCACTTTGACCACTGTGCAGTAGGCGGTTTTTGGGGCACTTTCCAATGAGAAAACACGAAacgttttcatttcaaataagaaagaaaaacggGCTGCTTCgattcatttgaattaatttttcatttcattaagcACGCAAAAGATTTTCACTTGAATATGACAATATGTTGCCAGAGGGAaacccctctctctctctctctctttctgtctctctcacgTTCTTTTTCTCTGTCggaaaatgaattaaaaatacttatagCTTACACGCAGAAATGAGTGTTCGTAGAGTATGaagaagtaaataaatacaactaaaCACAGAAAATGGTTCAACTTTGGACGATACGATAGACGAAACATTTTCAACGCTTGCCCGTTACAGCAAACATGACTTTAACAACTCGCGAGCCAGGTGAGAACTGGAATCAATATCGAGTCGAATTCATTGCGCCACCTTATCATGCAGTCAACTGATAAGAGCTCTTATCAGTGAGGTGTGCGCTCTCAATGGACTGAGTAAGATAAAGTTAATAGTTAATATTGCTTTTACCTGAGTGCTTGATCAATTCGGCTTTAATGCAGCTGTCGCTCCTCTTCTCATCTTTACACTTTTACTttcacacaataaaaaaaggaCAGCCCGCATTTGAGCAGTAGCTATTCGAATGCCATAAAATTCGATAGTCAGCAACCAGCATAATTGTCAAGCTGCCCACCAGTAGCCAAATGTCTGACGCAGTCGCATTAATCTCaccccaaaagaaaaaagaaaaaggaactGTGTGAAAAGCTGGCAAATCTCCCTTAGCACAGCGTGAGAAAATGTGTTTTGGCAGATCAGTGCCAAAGGGAAGTTTAAGGAGAAAATCTTGACTGCTTTAATATGCACTCCACTACATAAAAAAAGCGTATCAACTGGTTGTTATTTTCCCATACACCACAACAAACTACACCATTAATAATTAACCATTCCCATACACTTTATGTTGGAGAGTTCGAGATCTTGCCGTGTTGGCGGTGGTGgcatttactttatttttatacccgctacccatagggtagaagggtattataactttgtgtatgtaacaggcataaGGAGGCATAAAGTATTCctgatcagtgtcaacagaCTAGacaatctagccatgtccgtctgtctgtccgtatgatcACCTATGTAGATCTCAGacactataagagatagagttataatttttttcgacagcatttgttatgttgcatgcagatcaagtttatttcaaatttttgacatGCCCACTTGCCTctacaaattgacaaaaatcgaacaacaagcgtaattttatagagtcgaattttggtatatacaataataactatagtcttagtgattcctgaaaatttgattgcgatcaaataaaaattgtcgaggttattaaagaaatactttagtAAGGGCAAAAGCGCCTACTTAATAGGgttgagttgctttggctgacaatctgatatatatttttctctatAGAATatcttgaatgtagtactatataaatataccaaatatacaatttgacatatttttagtatttttatagtatttattattttgatatattatgaTAATAccaccgcaatattttgcttttattgaaaatgggtagcgggtacctcacagtcgagcacactcgactgtagccttcttacttgtttaccctccaccagcagcagcaacagcaccaaaGGCACCACCACCAAAGGCacttagcaacaacaactcttgGGATCGTGTGCGTGGCATACCAGCATAAacacatttccatttcaatagAGACCATGAGCTCGTATATCTTCAGAACCCCCTAGCTCAGCGGAACCAGGGAACCCAAAGCAAAAGGGCACGCCTGCGTTCTGGAcgcaaaacattttcatttcatgcgaaagtatttttcaattgttgagTTGCCCCTATTGTGTCagaatttttgctttatttggtGGTGGGTTTCGAATGTCGGTCTTTTACTATAAATAGCCAGACGATCTGGCAGTTGAGCACAGTTCAGTTTGGAGTTTAACCAAGTGCAGAGCCACAAGCAATCAAAAAAGAAGTTTTAagtgccacagcaacaaagtAAAGCAACAGCATTTAAGAAGAGAGAGCACACAATTCAAAAGGCGGCTGAGCCGTCGCCGAGTTCAAGGTGGCGGCC encodes the following:
- the LOC133842766 gene encoding uncharacterized protein LOC133842766 isoform X2, translating into MFRLSYRPKLNHFLCLVVFIYFFILYEHSFLRNERLRDDLKLLQRQLIYEKPNPHWNYNNSWRRIGNTTLRHEIFSAYFDVRTDIIRNVQLDEQLLTVGSLRIFAILPERLRDSRVSCIVRYADFSSHEIVAEEAGAMHDVHNNSFAAWSIMCPLHVKKDSLVRLPQVVALSYASNRLSHLSPSFIQISYPRNMTEMFGKSRATISVCVGPLQENYSNVLRLVEFVEMYRLQGATHFYFYYVEASDEVRRVLDHYQRLGLADVFEWNVQAHLHDVHYAGIVAQFNDCVYRANVVDNHRYAAVVDLDEVLMPLKHNSLADYLRQCDEGRTSGFVFRNVFFYRRDSNDTFNAPGHTLNRLLYTQSKVRRTLEVMPAYMRSKVVVNARAIVEMGNHQVYRSAPGFVDHIVHQTVGLLFHYRDKCINCKMVLIVDYTARRFGSLLFDRVDATCLEVFMERRGICALA
- the LOC133842766 gene encoding uncharacterized protein LOC133842766 isoform X1, which gives rise to MLAAQENRFQYVYFTLSGLVACTMLILFYISMRTTINERLRDDLKLLQRQLIYEKPNPHWNYNNSWRRIGNTTLRHEIFSAYFDVRTDIIRNVQLDEQLLTVGSLRIFAILPERLRDSRVSCIVRYADFSSHEIVAEEAGAMHDVHNNSFAAWSIMCPLHVKKDSLVRLPQVVALSYASNRLSHLSPSFIQISYPRNMTEMFGKSRATISVCVGPLQENYSNVLRLVEFVEMYRLQGATHFYFYYVEASDEVRRVLDHYQRLGLADVFEWNVQAHLHDVHYAGIVAQFNDCVYRANVVDNHRYAAVVDLDEVLMPLKHNSLADYLRQCDEGRTSGFVFRNVFFYRRDSNDTFNAPGHTLNRLLYTQSKVRRTLEVMPAYMRSKVVVNARAIVEMGNHQVYRSAPGFVDHIVHQTVGLLFHYRDKCINCKMVLIVDYTARRFGSLLFDRVDATCLEVFMERRGICALA